A part of Variovorax sp. HW608 genomic DNA contains:
- a CDS encoding CobW family GTP-binding protein, whose protein sequence is MPIHVLTGFLGSGKTTLLRHLLADTDLADTAVVINEFGEVGLDHLLVREVAEDVVLLSSGCMCCSVRDDLVSTLSELNALMRSGEIPAFARVVVETTGMADPAPIMQAILSEQSLTPWFRLGQVITTVDAVNGDQTLVRHREARQQLATADRVILTKADLVDESDCAAFLEKLRAANPGAIFATSSKGQLPARAVFDESEARWRRPESILPIVANAPGGSDAPLGPLVGHHDDAIRTFTVHLERPVEWSVFVDWLDLLLANRGDSILRVKGLLGVTDDERPVVVQGVQHVLYPPDRLPSWPAGTGSPGWIVFIARDLTARAIEHSLRSVYETSVA, encoded by the coding sequence GTGCCGATCCACGTGTTGACCGGCTTCCTCGGCAGCGGCAAGACGACGCTGCTGCGCCACCTGCTGGCCGACACGGACCTGGCGGACACCGCGGTCGTCATCAACGAATTCGGCGAGGTCGGGCTTGACCACCTGCTCGTGCGGGAAGTTGCCGAAGACGTCGTCCTGCTCAGTTCAGGTTGCATGTGTTGCTCGGTCCGGGACGACCTGGTGTCGACGCTGAGCGAACTGAATGCCTTGATGCGCAGCGGAGAGATTCCGGCGTTTGCGCGCGTGGTCGTCGAGACGACTGGCATGGCCGACCCTGCACCGATCATGCAAGCCATTCTCAGCGAGCAAAGCCTGACGCCATGGTTCCGACTCGGGCAGGTGATCACCACGGTCGACGCCGTCAACGGCGACCAGACCCTGGTCCGTCACCGGGAAGCCCGGCAACAGTTGGCCACGGCGGACCGGGTGATCCTGACCAAGGCGGATCTGGTCGACGAGTCCGATTGCGCGGCCTTCCTCGAAAAGCTGCGTGCGGCGAACCCAGGGGCGATCTTCGCGACTTCGAGCAAAGGCCAGTTGCCGGCTCGCGCGGTCTTCGACGAATCCGAAGCGCGGTGGCGCCGACCCGAGTCGATCCTGCCGATCGTCGCGAACGCACCGGGCGGGAGTGACGCGCCATTGGGTCCACTGGTGGGCCACCATGATGACGCGATCCGAACGTTCACAGTCCATCTGGAGCGCCCCGTGGAATGGAGCGTCTTTGTCGACTGGCTCGACTTGCTGCTCGCAAACAGGGGCGACTCAATCCTTCGTGTGAAAGGTCTTCTCGGCGTGACGGATGATGAGCGGCCCGTGGTGGTCCAGGGCGTGCAGCATGTGCTCTATCCCCCGGATCGACTGCCGAGTTGGCCTGCAGGTACGGGCTCGCCCGGATGGATCGTCTTCATTGCACGCGACCTCACCGCCCGGGCGATCGAGCATTCACTGCGCTCCGTCTACGAAACCAGCGTCGCCTGA
- a CDS encoding amidohydrolase family protein, with amino-acid sequence MRTLIEHLEFAFLVDDKDTVLRDASIVIENDRILDIGSAEVITTKYKGGKYDRVIDGRMLGICPGFVDSHVHLSETLSRAVFPDNLNTRAWVFHWAKPFYAHITEEDEYWGALLGITEMLRNGTTCFIDMGSQYDPGITVRAMEKTGIRGVTGRHAADNPPAELPRGWTEEMARHHFFPSAEAALAELEACVRKYDGALDGRVRCWVNIEGKEPCTLELHVGAQKLAERLGVGTTYHLATSIEEAKVCEGKYGMWPITRIDRAGGIGSNLVIAHGAAVSDEEVSLLARRGAKVAFCPCSSFKLGKGATAIGKYPELVAAGVTVGLGTDGVSAAGNMNLMRQMLLVAGMFKDARMKPDIFTARQALRAATIDGAKAAMWDHDIGSLEVGKKADFILFDLDHIEWTPFHDPLQALVFSASTASISQTWVDGKVLFSDGKVHGVDEVELRRKARELAAAAVKRAGLHEEGVETTTTLYDGGN; translated from the coding sequence ATGCGTACGCTGATCGAGCACCTTGAATTTGCGTTTCTTGTCGACGACAAGGACACCGTCCTTCGCGATGCCAGCATCGTCATCGAGAACGACCGCATCCTCGACATCGGCTCTGCCGAAGTCATCACGACAAAGTACAAGGGCGGGAAGTACGACCGCGTGATAGACGGTCGAATGCTCGGCATTTGCCCGGGCTTCGTGGACAGCCACGTTCACCTGTCCGAAACGCTGTCGCGGGCCGTCTTCCCCGACAACCTGAACACCCGGGCATGGGTCTTTCACTGGGCCAAGCCCTTCTACGCCCACATCACCGAAGAGGACGAGTACTGGGGTGCGTTGTTGGGTATCACCGAGATGCTTCGCAACGGGACGACCTGCTTCATCGACATGGGCTCCCAGTACGACCCGGGCATCACCGTCCGGGCCATGGAGAAGACCGGCATCCGCGGCGTGACAGGGCGACACGCTGCGGACAATCCGCCGGCCGAGTTGCCGCGCGGCTGGACCGAGGAGATGGCGCGGCATCACTTCTTTCCGAGCGCCGAGGCTGCGCTGGCCGAGCTCGAGGCCTGCGTCCGCAAATACGATGGAGCGCTCGACGGTCGCGTGCGCTGCTGGGTGAATATCGAGGGCAAGGAGCCCTGCACGCTCGAACTGCACGTGGGTGCCCAGAAGCTTGCGGAACGACTCGGCGTTGGCACCACCTACCACTTGGCCACTTCGATCGAAGAGGCCAAGGTCTGCGAGGGCAAGTACGGCATGTGGCCCATCACGCGCATCGATCGTGCCGGCGGCATCGGCTCCAACCTGGTGATCGCACACGGTGCGGCGGTGAGCGATGAAGAGGTTTCCTTGCTCGCGCGTCGCGGCGCCAAGGTGGCCTTTTGCCCCTGCTCGTCTTTCAAGCTCGGAAAGGGCGCCACCGCGATTGGCAAGTATCCGGAGTTGGTGGCTGCCGGCGTCACGGTCGGATTGGGCACCGATGGCGTGTCCGCGGCCGGCAACATGAACCTGATGCGGCAGATGCTGCTGGTCGCCGGCATGTTCAAGGATGCACGCATGAAGCCCGATATCTTCACCGCACGCCAGGCGTTGCGGGCCGCTACGATCGACGGCGCCAAGGCCGCCATGTGGGACCACGATATCGGCTCGCTCGAAGTAGGCAAGAAGGCCGACTTCATTCTTTTCGACCTCGACCATATCGAATGGACGCCGTTTCACGACCCGCTGCAGGCGCTGGTGTTCTCGGCTTCCACCGCTTCCATCTCGCAGACCTGGGTCGATGGGAAGGTGCTCTTCAGCGATGGCAAGGTGCACGGCGTCGATGAAGTCGAACTGCGCCGCAAGGCCAGGGAACTCGCTGCCGCCGCGGTCAAGCGGGCAGGCCTGCACGAAGAGGGTGTCGAAACGACAACGACGCTTTACGACGGCGGCAACTGA
- a CDS encoding dipicolinate synthase subunit DpsA has protein sequence MNWDQVVIAIVGGDRREQEIARCAVAAGAQVRVYGFPWPEQGIAGAVCAASAREALEGADIALFPIPGIAPDGALFAPQCTERIIPDREMLAGMRRPGHIILGWADPKLKAHCEALNISLHEYEWDEDLMLLRGPAIVEGMLKVLIENTDITIHKAKVCLVGQGTIGSLVTHTLLALGAHVHVAARNPVQRAAAYAAGADSHELSDLARVLPGTDIVIASVPARVLGRDLLETLPKHALLVDLAAPPGGIDRGAAQELGLKFVWARGLGARAPITVGRSQWSGVQRRIDNILKEKQ, from the coding sequence ATGAACTGGGACCAAGTCGTCATTGCGATCGTGGGCGGCGATCGTCGCGAACAGGAAATCGCCCGCTGTGCGGTTGCGGCCGGAGCCCAGGTGCGTGTTTACGGATTTCCGTGGCCCGAACAGGGCATCGCCGGCGCTGTTTGTGCAGCGAGCGCGCGTGAGGCGCTGGAAGGTGCCGACATCGCGCTCTTTCCCATCCCGGGCATCGCACCGGACGGTGCGCTCTTCGCGCCGCAGTGCACTGAACGCATCATCCCGGATCGCGAGATGCTGGCCGGCATGCGCCGTCCGGGGCACATCATCCTGGGGTGGGCGGACCCCAAGCTCAAGGCCCATTGCGAAGCGCTCAACATCAGCCTGCATGAGTACGAGTGGGATGAGGACCTCATGCTGCTGCGTGGACCGGCGATCGTCGAAGGCATGCTCAAGGTGCTGATCGAGAACACCGACATCACGATCCACAAGGCCAAGGTGTGCCTGGTGGGGCAGGGGACGATCGGGTCATTGGTCACCCACACATTGCTTGCGCTCGGCGCACATGTCCACGTCGCCGCGCGCAATCCGGTGCAACGCGCGGCGGCATACGCCGCGGGTGCCGATTCGCACGAACTGTCCGACCTGGCCCGGGTACTTCCGGGCACGGATATCGTCATCGCCAGCGTGCCGGCGCGCGTTCTCGGACGCGACTTGCTCGAGACATTGCCCAAGCATGCCCTGCTCGTCGATCTCGCCGCGCCGCCCGGCGGCATCGACCGCGGCGCCGCGCAGGAGCTCGGGCTCAAGTTCGTCTGGGCCCGCGGACTCGGCGCGCGCGCACCCATCACCGTCGGCCGAAGCCAATGGAGCGGCGTGCAGCGCCGCATCGACAACATCCTGAAGGAGAAGCAATGA
- a CDS encoding dihydroorotase, which produces MSADLVIRNARVVRHDGEFHGGVAVKDGKIVLTGADSALPRGHREIDAGGRVLMPGVIDPHCHLGVKYPYAEDMRTETAAAASGGVTTALLYIRNLKPSYLPFYEERKALGEENSIIDFGFHFGIQREEHIAEIPEIVQKTGVRSFKCYFGYEPDNPIGIVPATDGWVYAAMRILAKIPGALINVHCENTQIAAWMKNEIKATGRQDLGAYTESRPAFCEVETIRRMIFLAERTGCSLHLVHTSVGMGPVLAAEAQARGVHVTVETCQHYLTRTAYDSDLDMRAKISPPLRDKEEQEGLWRGVMNGSVYSLGTDHVPFLPKKLEDLWTELPGVVSFPWELSLMLHFGVHQRGLPLSRLVQLNSANPARRFGLWPRKGNIEVGFDADLVLVDLDEERTVHHTGKGTCIYEGWKLKGWPVLTVSRGAVVYENGKVDESLFGRGRCLSRAS; this is translated from the coding sequence ATGAGCGCCGATCTGGTGATTCGCAACGCACGCGTGGTTCGCCACGATGGAGAATTCCACGGCGGTGTGGCCGTCAAGGACGGCAAGATCGTCCTGACTGGCGCCGACAGCGCCTTGCCAAGAGGCCATCGCGAGATCGACGCCGGGGGCCGCGTGCTGATGCCGGGCGTGATCGATCCGCATTGCCACCTGGGCGTCAAGTACCCGTATGCCGAAGACATGCGTACCGAGACGGCGGCGGCCGCCTCCGGTGGCGTGACTACGGCGCTGCTCTACATCCGCAATCTCAAGCCTTCCTATCTGCCGTTCTACGAAGAGCGCAAGGCGCTGGGCGAAGAGAACTCGATCATCGACTTCGGCTTCCACTTCGGTATCCAGCGCGAGGAGCACATCGCCGAGATTCCCGAGATCGTCCAGAAGACCGGCGTGCGTTCGTTCAAGTGCTACTTCGGCTATGAGCCCGACAACCCGATCGGCATCGTGCCGGCGACCGATGGCTGGGTGTACGCCGCGATGCGCATCCTGGCCAAGATCCCCGGCGCGCTCATCAACGTCCACTGCGAGAACACGCAGATCGCCGCCTGGATGAAGAACGAGATCAAGGCGACAGGGCGTCAGGACCTTGGCGCCTACACGGAATCCCGCCCCGCCTTCTGCGAGGTCGAAACCATCCGCCGCATGATCTTCCTCGCGGAGCGCACGGGCTGCTCGCTTCACCTCGTCCACACTTCCGTCGGGATGGGTCCGGTGCTGGCTGCCGAGGCGCAGGCGCGCGGCGTGCATGTCACCGTCGAGACCTGCCAGCACTACCTCACGCGCACGGCCTACGACAGCGACCTCGACATGCGCGCCAAGATCTCTCCGCCGCTGCGCGACAAGGAAGAGCAGGAGGGATTGTGGCGCGGCGTGATGAACGGTTCGGTCTACAGCCTGGGCACCGATCACGTGCCCTTCCTGCCGAAGAAGCTCGAAGATCTCTGGACCGAGCTGCCCGGCGTGGTGTCCTTTCCGTGGGAGTTGTCTCTGATGCTGCACTTCGGCGTGCATCAGCGGGGCTTGCCGCTGTCGCGGCTGGTCCAGCTCAATTCGGCCAATCCCGCGCGCCGCTTCGGCCTGTGGCCACGCAAGGGCAACATCGAGGTGGGCTTCGACGCCGACCTTGTCCTCGTCGACCTCGACGAAGAGCGCACCGTCCACCACACCGGCAAGGGCACCTGCATTTATGAGGGCTGGAAGCTCAAGGGATGGCCCGTGCTCACGGTGTCGCGGGGCGCGGTCGTCTACGAGAACGGCAAGGTCGACGAAAGTCTCTTCGGCCGCGGCCGTTGCCTTTCCCGGGCCTCGTGA
- a CDS encoding 2-hydroxymuconate tautomerase has product MPFVIVEMWEGRTVDQKRNLVKAITQAMVDHAGCKPDHLHVVIHDTPKDSWGRNGVLGIDMKEK; this is encoded by the coding sequence ATGCCATTCGTCATCGTCGAAATGTGGGAGGGTCGAACGGTCGACCAGAAGCGAAATCTGGTCAAGGCCATCACGCAGGCCATGGTCGACCACGCAGGATGCAAGCCGGACCACCTCCACGTCGTGATCCACGACACGCCCAAGGACAGCTGGGGGCGCAATGGCGTGCTCGGCATCGATATGAAGGAAAAATGA
- a CDS encoding resolvase — protein MTMETGLREAATGGVAPRSRSTVQRIADLRGATRELARLRPRPRLERLSGLHNPWGHAAARTDAWRFLDLCEDPGIVDRVQSAIGPDIVLWDSELHLEAASYQRFVDEGREGRYWPVMPLAGAVVLVAPEQVQPLTCIELDRVVSGLPSLDPGEPLYVIRYMPATSHFLRDARAPANWIAMEEQPLINHAVRPLWLVRGEDRAGNDFVTGFSLLVPRWAGIQPKEH, from the coding sequence GTGACCATGGAGACCGGACTTCGCGAAGCCGCGACCGGCGGGGTAGCGCCCCGTTCCCGGAGCACGGTCCAGCGCATCGCAGACCTGCGCGGGGCGACGCGGGAACTCGCCAGGCTCAGGCCACGTCCGCGGCTGGAACGGCTGTCGGGTCTTCACAATCCGTGGGGCCATGCGGCCGCACGCACGGATGCCTGGCGCTTCCTGGACCTGTGCGAAGACCCGGGCATCGTGGATCGGGTGCAGTCGGCGATCGGTCCGGACATCGTGCTGTGGGATTCCGAACTGCACCTGGAAGCGGCCTCGTACCAGCGTTTCGTCGATGAAGGCCGCGAAGGGCGCTACTGGCCTGTTATGCCACTGGCAGGCGCAGTGGTGCTCGTGGCGCCGGAGCAGGTGCAGCCCCTGACCTGCATTGAACTGGACCGCGTTGTGTCCGGGCTGCCGTCGCTGGATCCGGGCGAGCCTCTCTATGTGATCCGCTATATGCCGGCGACCAGCCACTTTCTTCGCGACGCCCGCGCGCCGGCCAACTGGATCGCCATGGAGGAACAGCCGCTCATCAACCATGCCGTCCGGCCGCTCTGGCTCGTGCGCGGCGAAGACCGTGCGGGCAACGACTTCGTCACGGGCTTCTCACTCCTCGTCCCGCGTTGGGCAGGAATTCAACCTAAGGAGCACTGA
- a CDS encoding ABC transporter substrate-binding protein — translation MRFHYSAISLTCGIRAAAVAAAFALTSAAWAADDVNVRFSWKLKGEYAHLYLAQEQGMYAANKLDVRMGEGAGAPAALGALLQGQEDVVVMPAIFAVSAIQKGMPVKIIALYQPKTPVVLISQPDKPVLKPKDLEGKTVAHSVGETGTSYLAVFCAVNHIDCTKVKKVQMDAQSRVPQFLQKQVDVVSVYKNNDLPIIEARIGTKFPTLDLAQNGLAIPGLAAVSSNAAIAKKPDVLKRYLAAVNQGIEATRKDPKAATSAISKAWKGGPAPEVIEEQVRATMEAIEAPPGKPLGWTDPKTIAQALELLKTDEGIGAPRPTETFYTNDLLTQP, via the coding sequence ATGCGTTTCCATTATTCGGCCATTTCATTGACTTGCGGCATTCGAGCGGCAGCCGTTGCGGCGGCGTTCGCACTGACCTCGGCAGCCTGGGCTGCGGACGATGTCAATGTGCGCTTCAGCTGGAAACTCAAGGGCGAGTACGCCCATCTGTACCTGGCGCAGGAACAGGGAATGTATGCGGCCAACAAGCTCGATGTCCGGATGGGGGAGGGCGCCGGCGCACCGGCCGCGCTGGGCGCACTGCTGCAGGGCCAGGAGGACGTCGTGGTCATGCCCGCCATCTTCGCGGTGTCCGCGATCCAGAAGGGCATGCCCGTCAAGATCATTGCCCTCTATCAACCGAAGACGCCCGTGGTGCTGATCTCGCAGCCGGACAAGCCAGTGCTCAAGCCCAAGGACCTGGAAGGCAAGACCGTCGCGCACTCCGTGGGTGAAACGGGAACCTCCTATCTGGCGGTCTTCTGTGCCGTCAACCACATCGACTGCACCAAGGTGAAGAAGGTCCAGATGGACGCGCAATCGCGCGTGCCCCAATTCCTGCAGAAGCAGGTCGACGTGGTCAGCGTCTACAAGAACAACGACCTCCCGATCATCGAGGCGCGCATCGGTACGAAATTCCCGACGCTCGACCTCGCCCAGAACGGCCTGGCGATCCCCGGGCTGGCCGCGGTATCGAGCAACGCCGCGATTGCAAAGAAGCCCGACGTACTCAAGCGCTATCTCGCGGCGGTGAACCAGGGCATCGAGGCAACCCGGAAGGACCCGAAGGCTGCGACATCGGCGATTTCGAAGGCCTGGAAGGGCGGGCCGGCGCCGGAGGTTATCGAAGAACAGGTGCGGGCGACGATGGAAGCGATCGAAGCACCGCCCGGCAAGCCGCTCGGGTGGACGGACCCGAAAACGATCGCGCAAGCGCTCGAGCTCCTGAAGACTGACGAAGGCATCGGTGCGCCGAGGCCGACCGAGACCTTCTATACCAATGACCTGCTGACCCAGCCGTAG
- a CDS encoding GntR family transcriptional regulator, with protein sequence MEKIASRRQADIAEEPSKRARGSVPEEVFQRLRRGLMVGAFVPGQVMSLRKLAASFGTSPMPIREALTRLVVINALEDTTSGSVRVPRLTPKKLNELFAVRELIEGMATEMACNNCTPALLKSLTNINNDLLEAIAKRNLIGCLSSNQRFHFTLYEASGTEVVMPLVESLWLQFGPTMYLSLLSPDMPWDASAHVEILEGLRAKKPGVAKRGVLRDIRNTAQSLAPALAELQATDLLSAPLDDLYFGN encoded by the coding sequence ATGGAAAAGATCGCCAGCCGCCGTCAAGCGGACATCGCGGAAGAGCCGAGCAAACGGGCACGCGGCAGCGTCCCGGAAGAAGTCTTCCAAAGGCTGCGACGAGGACTGATGGTGGGCGCCTTCGTGCCCGGGCAGGTGATGAGCCTGCGCAAGCTGGCCGCCAGCTTCGGTACCAGTCCGATGCCGATTCGAGAGGCGCTGACGCGCCTGGTCGTGATCAACGCGCTGGAGGACACGACGAGCGGTTCGGTCCGCGTGCCCCGTCTCACGCCCAAGAAGCTCAATGAGCTTTTCGCCGTGAGGGAATTGATCGAAGGCATGGCCACGGAGATGGCCTGCAACAACTGCACGCCAGCCCTGCTCAAGTCGCTGACGAACATCAACAACGACCTTCTCGAGGCAATCGCAAAGCGCAACCTGATCGGCTGCCTGTCGTCCAACCAGCGATTTCATTTCACGCTGTACGAGGCGTCCGGTACCGAGGTGGTCATGCCGCTCGTCGAATCCCTTTGGCTGCAATTCGGGCCCACGATGTACTTGTCGCTGCTATCCCCGGACATGCCATGGGACGCATCGGCACACGTCGAAATCCTCGAAGGTCTTCGAGCGAAAAAACCTGGCGTTGCGAAGCGCGGGGTGCTGCGCGACATTCGAAACACTGCGCAGTCATTGGCGCCCGCGCTTGCCGAACTGCAGGCAACCGATTTGCTCTCCGCCCCGCTCGACGATCTCTATTTCGGCAACTGA
- a CDS encoding NAD/NADP octopine/nopaline dehydrogenase family protein, protein MKVSILGAGAGGAAAVAELTRAGHEVVLWNRSPETLSPFQELGGVRYEGVLGEGIARPTLITAELSEAIKGVDAAVVTLPTFSHAPVARALAAACWPANRPVVLNPGHTGGALEFAQALRSVRADLPPIAEFSTLTYVARKYEPDAVTVSGRARQVRAAALPGGEAALSVACDLFPGATPVGDVLASALANANLVLHPPGAVLAAAWVEATRGDFTFYVQAMTPGVARTMRALDDERLAVAAAFGHRLPNLVDEMKLIGTVESSVTDSQDFVAAIAGGEANQRIKGPDSLQHRYYREDFGHGLLPFLELAAIAGVATPVARSLFTLAQALVGVDYSKGGRTAEAMGIAGLSKSELLQRVRQS, encoded by the coding sequence ATGAAAGTATCCATATTGGGCGCCGGCGCCGGTGGGGCCGCGGCCGTGGCCGAACTCACGCGAGCCGGCCATGAGGTTGTGCTCTGGAATCGCTCTCCAGAAACGCTGAGCCCCTTCCAGGAACTCGGTGGCGTGCGCTACGAAGGCGTTCTCGGCGAAGGCATTGCACGGCCCACGCTGATCACGGCCGAGCTCTCGGAAGCCATCAAGGGCGTCGATGCGGCGGTCGTGACACTGCCGACCTTCTCGCATGCGCCTGTCGCGCGTGCGCTCGCCGCCGCGTGCTGGCCGGCGAACCGTCCGGTGGTGCTGAATCCCGGGCACACCGGCGGCGCGCTGGAATTCGCGCAAGCCTTGCGAAGCGTGCGCGCCGATCTGCCGCCGATCGCCGAGTTCTCGACACTGACCTACGTCGCGCGCAAGTACGAGCCCGATGCCGTGACCGTGAGCGGTCGGGCGCGCCAAGTGCGTGCGGCGGCGCTGCCCGGTGGCGAGGCGGCACTGTCCGTGGCATGCGACTTGTTCCCGGGCGCCACACCGGTCGGCGACGTGCTCGCGTCGGCACTCGCCAATGCCAACCTGGTGTTGCATCCGCCGGGCGCGGTCCTCGCGGCGGCCTGGGTCGAGGCGACGCGCGGCGATTTCACCTTCTACGTCCAGGCCATGACGCCCGGGGTTGCGCGCACCATGCGCGCGCTCGACGACGAGCGACTGGCCGTGGCGGCCGCCTTCGGCCATCGCCTGCCCAACCTGGTCGACGAAATGAAGCTGATCGGCACTGTGGAATCGTCCGTCACTGACTCGCAGGACTTCGTGGCCGCGATCGCGGGCGGCGAGGCCAACCAGCGGATCAAGGGCCCTGACTCGCTCCAGCACAGGTACTACCGGGAGGACTTCGGTCATGGTCTGCTTCCCTTCCTCGAACTCGCCGCGATCGCCGGCGTGGCCACGCCGGTCGCGCGCTCGCTCTTCACGCTCGCGCAAGCGCTGGTGGGTGTCGACTACAGCAAGGGCGGACGTACCGCCGAGGCGATGGGCATCGCGGGCCTGTCGAAATCCGAACTTCTTCAACGTGTGAGGCAGTCATGA
- a CDS encoding RidA family protein, producing MTQQGHDARLKQLGIELPNPVAPAANYIPARKSGSRMYIAGQVPTADGKDQYVGKVGRDVSIEDAQKAARLCAINILAQLRTALGGSLDRVAGCVRLGGFVNATPEFGEHPKVINGASDLMVEVFGDAGRHARAAVGCNSLPRNVAVEVDAIFEIV from the coding sequence ATGACTCAGCAAGGACACGACGCCCGTCTCAAGCAGCTTGGCATCGAATTGCCGAATCCAGTGGCGCCCGCAGCCAACTACATCCCGGCTCGCAAGAGTGGCTCGAGGATGTACATCGCCGGCCAAGTGCCAACCGCGGACGGCAAGGACCAGTACGTCGGCAAGGTCGGAAGAGACGTGTCGATCGAAGATGCCCAGAAGGCAGCGCGGCTGTGTGCAATCAACATCCTCGCGCAGTTGCGCACTGCGCTGGGAGGGAGCCTGGACCGCGTGGCGGGCTGCGTGCGCTTGGGCGGTTTCGTCAATGCGACGCCAGAGTTCGGCGAGCACCCCAAGGTCATCAATGGCGCTTCGGATCTGATGGTCGAGGTGTTCGGTGACGCAGGCAGGCATGCGCGAGCGGCAGTCGGCTGCAATTCGCTGCCGCGCAATGTCGCTGTGGAAGTGGACGCCATTTTCGAGATCGTCTGA
- a CDS encoding ABC transporter permease produces MPVSRSTKKKPPRIRFVERYASVLLAIGVLVLWQLAVPLSGLSEFVLPTPLAIAKRMVTDFNLLATHSYITLLEVLGGFLSGVMVGIPLALAIFYSKVFERAVYPLLVALQTVPKIALAPLLVLYLGYGWAPKISLAFLISFFPIVISTVVGLQSLDKGLVNMVRSMGATEAQTFFKVRLPAALPSIFGGLKVAISLAVIGAIIGEYIAAERGLGYLQLQANSQFDTTLNFATVVTISLIGVLLYFVLALVESKVSFHRESAK; encoded by the coding sequence ATGCCCGTCTCCAGAAGCACGAAGAAGAAGCCGCCGCGCATCAGATTCGTCGAGCGCTACGCCTCCGTGCTGCTGGCGATCGGTGTACTCGTGCTTTGGCAACTCGCGGTGCCCCTGTCAGGCCTCTCGGAGTTCGTTCTGCCGACGCCACTCGCAATCGCGAAGCGAATGGTGACCGACTTCAACCTTCTCGCGACGCATTCGTACATCACTCTGCTCGAAGTGCTGGGCGGCTTTCTCTCCGGCGTAATGGTCGGCATCCCGCTGGCACTGGCGATCTTCTATTCGAAAGTCTTCGAGCGCGCGGTGTATCCGCTTCTCGTGGCACTGCAGACCGTTCCGAAGATCGCGCTCGCGCCGCTGCTCGTGCTCTACCTCGGCTACGGCTGGGCGCCGAAGATCAGCCTGGCCTTCCTGATCTCGTTCTTCCCGATCGTGATCTCGACGGTGGTCGGCCTGCAGTCGCTCGACAAGGGGCTCGTGAACATGGTCCGGTCGATGGGCGCGACCGAGGCGCAGACCTTCTTCAAGGTTCGCCTGCCGGCAGCGCTGCCGAGCATCTTCGGCGGCCTCAAGGTCGCGATCTCGCTGGCAGTCATCGGCGCGATCATCGGCGAGTACATCGCCGCCGAACGCGGTCTCGGCTACCTGCAACTCCAGGCGAACTCGCAGTTCGATACCACCCTGAATTTCGCAACCGTCGTCACGATCTCACTGATCGGCGTGCTGCTGTATTTCGTCCTTGCGCTCGTCGAGAGCAAAGTTTCGTTTCACCGCGAGAGCGCCAAATGA
- a CDS encoding ABC transporter ATP-binding protein: MSSAAAVTIEGVSKSYEVRAGDDVLALDRVDLDIKPGSFVAIVGPSGCGKSTLLSLLAGLTPVSSGRLGIDGDIVVKPHPKAGVVFQSDLLLYWRSILDNILLPIEIKGLDRKAYTDRARELLAQVGLKGFADKFPSELSGGMRQRVAICRALIQEPGLLLMDEPFGALDALTREQMIMDLQTMWIRLRNTVLFITHGIDEAVFLADRVIVMSPRPGRVDLDLAIDIPRPRRWSGIHEDPAFQHHVRQVREMFEAKGVLVAH; this comes from the coding sequence ATGAGTAGCGCAGCCGCCGTCACAATCGAAGGCGTCTCCAAGTCCTACGAGGTGCGCGCAGGCGACGACGTGCTTGCGCTGGATCGGGTCGACCTCGACATCAAGCCAGGCAGCTTTGTCGCCATTGTGGGCCCCAGCGGGTGCGGCAAGAGCACGTTGCTGTCGCTCCTGGCGGGCCTCACACCGGTGAGTTCCGGGCGACTGGGAATCGACGGCGACATTGTGGTCAAGCCACATCCAAAGGCTGGCGTCGTCTTCCAGTCCGACCTGCTGCTCTATTGGCGCAGCATTCTCGACAACATCCTGCTGCCTATCGAGATCAAGGGCCTGGATCGCAAGGCCTACACCGACCGGGCGCGCGAACTGCTGGCGCAGGTCGGGCTCAAGGGCTTTGCCGACAAGTTTCCCTCCGAGCTTTCGGGCGGCATGCGCCAGCGCGTGGCGATCTGCCGTGCCTTGATCCAGGAGCCGGGGCTGCTCTTGATGGACGAGCCTTTCGGCGCGCTCGACGCGCTGACGCGCGAGCAGATGATCATGGATCTGCAGACCATGTGGATCCGTCTGCGCAACACGGTGCTGTTCATCACCCACGGCATCGATGAAGCGGTGTTCCTCGCCGATCGGGTCATCGTCATGTCGCCGCGGCCCGGCCGCGTGGACCTGGATCTCGCCATCGATATCCCGAGACCGAGACGTTGGAGCGGTATCCATGAGGACCCCGCCTTCCAGCACCACGTCCGGCAGGTGCGCGAGATGTTCGAAGCCAAGGGCGTGCTCGTCGCGCACTGA